In Verrucomicrobiia bacterium, a genomic segment contains:
- the hflK gene encoding FtsH protease activity modulator HflK, with translation MKSQTDFELHKEELLNSLGGLGKVAGYVFWGLLATAAIATSFYTVPADSEAVVQRFGEYQSTQGPGLHLRLPFWADKATVVPVRRQLKLEFGFSTEGATNPKQSDPDAEHTRAMVTGDLNEAEVQWAIQYRITGPKQYLFGVQDPEDTLRAASEAVMREVIGDRTIDEVITFGRQGIETEALTRLKPLVTQYDLGISIDLVQLKNIDPPKMVQASFNDVNNAQQEKQKAINQASGEYNKEIPKARGEAARLISVAQGYAAKRINEAAGDADYFNAQLTQYLKAPEVTQKRLYLETMGEILPRMGQKFIIDSDVNRLVPLLPLQGLPKPTTAAVAAQAPAAN, from the coding sequence ATGAAAAGTCAAACCGATTTCGAACTCCACAAGGAGGAATTACTGAATTCTCTGGGCGGCCTGGGGAAGGTAGCAGGATACGTTTTCTGGGGGTTGCTGGCAACGGCCGCCATCGCGACCAGCTTTTACACGGTCCCGGCGGATTCGGAGGCCGTAGTGCAACGCTTCGGCGAGTATCAATCCACCCAAGGACCGGGCCTGCACCTTCGGTTGCCGTTCTGGGCGGACAAAGCAACGGTGGTGCCCGTGCGGCGTCAACTGAAGCTGGAATTCGGGTTCAGCACCGAAGGGGCAACCAATCCCAAACAGTCTGACCCGGACGCGGAACACACCCGTGCGATGGTGACGGGGGACCTGAATGAGGCCGAGGTGCAGTGGGCCATCCAATACAGGATTACCGGCCCAAAACAATATTTGTTCGGAGTCCAGGACCCGGAGGATACCCTCCGAGCGGCCAGTGAGGCCGTCATGCGCGAAGTCATTGGCGACCGCACCATCGATGAAGTCATTACCTTTGGCAGGCAAGGAATCGAGACCGAAGCGCTCACACGGCTCAAGCCGCTTGTGACGCAATACGATTTGGGAATCTCCATTGACCTGGTTCAGCTCAAAAATATCGATCCACCGAAAATGGTACAGGCCTCCTTCAACGATGTGAATAACGCGCAGCAGGAAAAGCAAAAGGCCATCAACCAGGCATCCGGGGAGTACAACAAGGAAATTCCCAAGGCTCGTGGGGAGGCGGCGCGCTTGATCTCTGTGGCACAGGGTTACGCCGCCAAACGCATCAACGAAGCTGCCGGCGATGCGGATTACTTCAATGCCCAGCTCACCCAATATCTCAAAGCGCCCGAGGTGACCCAGAAACGGCTGTACCTGGAAACGATGGGTGAAATACTGCCGCGAATGGGGCAAAAGTTCATCATCGATTCGGATGTGAACCGCCTGGTCCCTTTGCTGCCGCTGCAAGGGCTGCCCAAACCAACAACCGCCGCGGTGGCTGCCCAGGCCCCAGCCGCCAACTAA
- the hflC gene encoding protease modulator HflC, which yields MKSLLKSLSGPLLLLLALIAAKLCAFNVAENETAILTQFGKPTGQTITNAGLHFKLPFIQDVNRLDVRMQEWDGQAVEMPTRDKLYITVNSFGRWRISEPMAFFTRTRDTRSALSRMDDIVGSEIRNAVAENDLIEIVRTDRTRKAELDTFDTGSATNNQTGIVANQLPPIRRGRTFVEKQIIDKAAAKLKDLGIQLVDVRIMRINYDPSVSTKINDRMISEREQIATRYRSEGDGEAAKILGNRDRDLAELNSVAYKMVQQIKGEADAKATEIYAQAYNKSPEALAFYTFLQTLETYKKIATNDTTMVLSTGDELFQYFKKPPGK from the coding sequence ATGAAAAGCCTGCTCAAATCCCTCTCGGGGCCGCTGCTATTGCTGCTGGCCCTCATCGCAGCCAAGCTCTGCGCCTTCAACGTCGCAGAAAATGAGACCGCGATCCTCACTCAATTCGGAAAGCCCACAGGCCAAACCATCACCAACGCCGGGCTGCATTTCAAGCTGCCGTTCATCCAGGATGTCAATCGGCTCGACGTTCGAATGCAGGAATGGGATGGCCAAGCCGTGGAAATGCCCACTCGCGACAAGCTCTACATTACCGTGAACAGCTTTGGTCGCTGGCGCATCTCCGAACCCATGGCCTTCTTTACGCGAACCCGGGACACGCGCAGCGCGCTCTCGCGCATGGACGACATTGTGGGGAGCGAGATTCGCAACGCAGTCGCCGAGAACGACCTCATCGAAATCGTCCGCACTGATAGAACGCGGAAAGCGGAATTGGACACTTTCGATACCGGCTCAGCGACCAACAACCAGACAGGAATTGTCGCCAATCAACTGCCGCCGATTCGTCGCGGGCGAACATTCGTCGAGAAGCAAATCATCGATAAAGCCGCTGCGAAGCTGAAGGATCTGGGGATTCAATTGGTGGATGTGCGAATCATGCGAATCAACTATGACCCAAGCGTCAGCACCAAGATTAATGATCGAATGATCAGCGAACGGGAACAGATCGCCACGCGCTACCGTTCGGAAGGTGACGGTGAGGCGGCAAAAATCCTGGGCAACCGCGACAGAGACCTGGCCGAACTAAACTCTGTGGCTTACAAGATGGTGCAACAGATCAAGGGCGAAGCCGACGCCAAGGCAACAGAAATCTACGCCCAGGCTTACAACAAATCTCCCGAGGCGCTGGCCTTCTACACCTTTCTCCAGACGCTGGAAACGTACAAGAAAATCGCAACCAACGACACGACAATGGTTCTTTCCACCGGAGACGAGCTGTTCCAATATTTTAAAAAGCCACCGGGCAAGTGA
- a CDS encoding DUF6600 domain-containing protein, protein MSAAIRKKLLTAVVTLALCGAWAKDVPERRNSGQPPDLVQSDAATQTTRSSTGSDNQASNPSDATKGESDTTLSAPASHPLPARIYLPHELAEIVRLTKAGIGNQVILAYIQRKPESFPITAEQIVTLRDVGVSQPVLTALIQHRPITPAAPSGPQWANRGPAYFSGTNIPPPGTYVAGPPPGAPMMSPEDFYNGLAPYGQWYEVPSYGWCWQPFVATNPGWQPYCDDGRWRWSDCGWYWQSGYPWGGGPFHYGRWWRDPGYGWLWQPGSTWAPAWVCWRDNSQYCGWAPLPPDSGFNEHSGFTFHGAPVGPDNGFGLSASDFTFVDFDHFLDGNVREHRVEPSRSENLVAATTVGNHFRIDSKHRLVDRGIGLQRVQQHTPYPIPQVAVVDQPDTSMAFAQSGSFEDHGAQVASAGAGPWLPAGFQAPNSFGAAFGSVGSSPSEFSMGAFTPVGEPISSGTFEGAPSQSFPRRGSQSDASMSGLGFGILGGTFSRQLGHGVLGGLPPAPINGPWAPVGASFAPAAGMPAWGVPGVPSVPNNGKYPWLPVGAQPASGNGAPWGPVGVSAPANNGGNPWLPVGASPASGTAPPWGVAGVRPGMNGGLNPYMPVEQSPFNSRAPFGFAPTVPLNRFAGSFQSPGFAFLPGAPFLPGGPFLPNLPNYAAAGIWPSLRSWPLAPSWPLARSWPTVATTWPLAPSWPTASIFPHRGFGGRGGRMGGGGAHAVGGGGGGHGSGGGRR, encoded by the coding sequence ATGAGCGCGGCAATTCGAAAGAAGCTCCTAACGGCAGTGGTAACGCTGGCCCTCTGCGGTGCGTGGGCAAAAGATGTACCCGAGAGAAGAAATAGCGGGCAACCGCCGGATTTGGTTCAATCTGATGCCGCCACCCAAACCACCCGGTCTTCCACTGGCTCCGACAATCAGGCGAGCAATCCCTCTGACGCAACAAAAGGCGAATCCGATACAACCCTCAGCGCTCCTGCCAGCCACCCGCTGCCGGCCAGGATTTACTTGCCGCATGAACTGGCGGAAATCGTCCGATTGACCAAGGCCGGAATCGGCAACCAAGTCATCCTGGCTTATATTCAAAGAAAGCCCGAGTCATTTCCGATCACGGCAGAACAAATCGTCACCTTGCGCGACGTGGGCGTGTCGCAACCCGTTTTGACAGCTTTAATCCAGCATCGGCCCATTACTCCAGCCGCGCCATCAGGGCCACAATGGGCCAATAGAGGCCCGGCTTATTTCTCGGGCACGAACATACCTCCACCGGGGACTTATGTAGCGGGGCCGCCGCCCGGGGCGCCGATGATGAGCCCTGAGGATTTCTATAATGGCCTGGCGCCTTATGGCCAATGGTACGAGGTTCCAAGCTATGGCTGGTGCTGGCAGCCGTTCGTCGCAACGAATCCAGGCTGGCAGCCCTATTGTGATGATGGCCGATGGCGTTGGTCGGATTGCGGCTGGTACTGGCAATCGGGCTATCCCTGGGGCGGGGGTCCGTTTCATTATGGACGTTGGTGGCGCGACCCCGGGTATGGTTGGCTATGGCAGCCGGGCAGCACGTGGGCTCCGGCCTGGGTGTGCTGGCGGGATAATTCCCAATACTGCGGTTGGGCGCCCTTGCCCCCCGACTCGGGTTTCAACGAGCACAGTGGGTTTACTTTCCATGGCGCGCCAGTCGGGCCTGACAATGGATTCGGGCTGAGCGCATCGGACTTCACCTTCGTCGATTTTGATCATTTCCTCGATGGGAACGTGAGGGAACACCGCGTCGAACCGTCGCGCTCTGAAAATCTCGTGGCGGCGACCACGGTTGGAAATCATTTCCGAATAGATTCGAAGCATCGCCTGGTCGATAGAGGAATCGGCCTGCAACGCGTTCAACAACACACGCCCTACCCCATTCCCCAAGTGGCCGTGGTCGATCAGCCGGACACTTCCATGGCATTTGCGCAAAGTGGCTCATTTGAGGACCACGGCGCTCAAGTGGCTTCTGCGGGCGCAGGCCCCTGGCTGCCGGCAGGTTTCCAGGCGCCCAACTCTTTTGGGGCGGCGTTTGGGTCGGTGGGCAGCAGCCCATCTGAATTCTCGATGGGGGCATTTACACCCGTAGGTGAGCCGATTTCCTCCGGAACGTTTGAAGGCGCCCCATCCCAATCCTTCCCAAGGCGCGGCTCGCAAAGTGATGCCTCCATGTCGGGGCTTGGGTTCGGCATCTTGGGCGGGACTTTCTCAAGGCAACTGGGGCATGGTGTACTGGGTGGCCTGCCGCCTGCCCCTATTAACGGGCCCTGGGCGCCCGTGGGGGCGAGTTTTGCCCCTGCGGCGGGGATGCCGGCCTGGGGCGTACCTGGCGTTCCTTCGGTTCCAAATAACGGGAAGTACCCCTGGCTCCCGGTTGGGGCACAACCTGCCTCAGGAAATGGAGCGCCCTGGGGACCCGTTGGGGTCTCTGCTCCAGCCAATAATGGCGGCAACCCGTGGCTGCCGGTTGGGGCTTCCCCCGCTTCCGGAACTGCTCCCCCTTGGGGCGTTGCCGGAGTCAGGCCCGGTATGAACGGAGGTTTGAACCCTTATATGCCGGTAGAACAATCCCCGTTTAACTCTCGCGCGCCGTTTGGGTTCGCGCCAACAGTCCCCTTGAACCGATTTGCTGGTTCCTTCCAAAGCCCGGGCTTCGCATTTTTACCCGGCGCCCCGTTTCTTCCCGGAGGCCCTTTCCTGCCGAACTTGCCGAACTATGCGGCGGCGGGGATTTGGCCTTCTCTGCGTAGCTGGCCCCTGGCGCCGAGTTGGCCACTGGCCCGAAGCTGGCCGACCGTCGCTACGACATGGCCTCTGGCCCCGAGTTGGCCCACCGCCTCCATCTTCCCGCATCGGGGTTTCGGCGGCCGTGGAGGACGAATGGGCGGGGGCGGCGCTCATGCCGTGGGCGGTGGTGGAGGCGGACATGGCAGCGGCGGCGGGCGCCGGTGA
- a CDS encoding sugar phosphate isomerase/epimerase family protein, with translation MNRRAFLNTSAQAVALAAVSPTLLSAQPQENQPAKRPIHKAIMWGTLGVKGSVLEKMQAVKTAGYEGAEMNSHMDQEEVLRARDATGLVIPSVCGVYHWSKPLSHPDPKVRAEGVAALQQTLRDAKRYGATSVLLVPAVVNKQVSYGDAYTRSQAEIRKALPLAEELGVKIACENVWNQFLLSPLEAARYVDEFNSPAIGWHFDVGNVINYGWPEQWIRILGKRIQKLHIKEFSRKRRDNEGLWKGFDVKLLEGDDDWPAVMKALDDIGYHGWAMTEQPGGDTPEGLRDLVQRFDRILSS, from the coding sequence ATGAACCGGCGCGCTTTTCTAAATACCAGCGCCCAGGCGGTGGCCCTGGCTGCGGTTTCGCCAACCCTGCTCTCAGCGCAGCCGCAGGAAAACCAACCCGCTAAGCGCCCGATCCACAAGGCGATTATGTGGGGCACGCTCGGCGTGAAGGGCAGTGTCCTCGAGAAGATGCAGGCGGTGAAGACGGCCGGCTACGAAGGCGCTGAGATGAACAGCCACATGGACCAGGAAGAGGTGCTCCGAGCGCGAGACGCCACGGGCCTGGTCATTCCCAGCGTGTGCGGTGTTTATCATTGGTCCAAGCCCCTGTCGCATCCGGACCCCAAAGTGCGCGCCGAAGGGGTGGCAGCGCTCCAGCAGACCTTGCGGGATGCGAAGCGTTACGGCGCCACCTCTGTGTTGCTGGTGCCGGCGGTGGTGAATAAGCAAGTCAGCTACGGCGATGCCTATACCCGTTCCCAGGCTGAGATTCGCAAGGCGCTTCCGTTGGCGGAGGAATTGGGCGTCAAGATAGCGTGCGAAAACGTTTGGAACCAGTTTTTGCTCAGCCCCCTCGAGGCAGCCCGTTACGTTGATGAATTCAATAGTCCTGCGATAGGCTGGCATTTCGATGTGGGCAACGTCATCAATTACGGCTGGCCCGAGCAGTGGATTCGCATTCTGGGCAAGCGGATTCAGAAGCTCCATATTAAAGAGTTCAGCCGCAAGAGGCGGGACAACGAAGGCCTTTGGAAGGGTTTCGACGTTAAGCTGCTTGAGGGCGATGACGATTGGCCGGCGGTGATGAAGGCCCTGGACGATATCGGCTACCACGGCTGGGCCATGACCGAGCAACCGGGCGGGGACACTCCAGAGGGCCTGCGGGATTTGGTCCAACGGTTTGATCGAATCTTAAGTAGCTGA
- a CDS encoding Gfo/Idh/MocA family oxidoreductase, with product MKTPSSTLTTRRDFLKTSAIVGGALAAPAMLPGPLFGQTKDTLRIGLIGCGGRGTGAANQALHADENVALVAMADAFEDQLQKSLKSLQEQCGEKVKVTPEKSFVGLDAYQKLIDSGVDVVLLATPPGFRPTHLKAAIDAGKHVFCEKPMATDAVGVRSVMESVKAAQKKKLSLVAGFCWRYDTPRREFYKRIHEGAIGDVRAIYATYYAGRVRPMPPASERPSGMGDLEWQLRNWYNFVWLSGDGYVEQACHSVDKVAWALKDEPPIKAVAVGGRQTPNNQGNIFDHMFVVYEFPNDVRGFVGQRQIGDTYSDNSDYLMGADGIGHSGWQAPTIKGKEKWRYHDTGPKVDMYQIEHNELFASIRNGKPINDGHRMAQSTLMGLMGRMAAYTGQEVTWEEALNSQEKIVPDNPDWKMNLDIAPMAMPGVTKLV from the coding sequence ATGAAAACGCCGTCCAGTACCCTCACCACCCGTCGCGATTTTCTAAAAACATCCGCCATCGTCGGCGGGGCATTGGCCGCGCCGGCCATGCTGCCGGGGCCGCTCTTTGGTCAAACCAAGGACACCCTCAGGATCGGGCTGATTGGGTGCGGCGGACGGGGCACCGGTGCGGCGAACCAGGCGCTGCATGCGGATGAGAATGTGGCCCTGGTCGCCATGGCCGATGCCTTTGAAGACCAGCTTCAGAAGAGCCTCAAAAGCCTTCAGGAGCAGTGCGGGGAAAAGGTGAAGGTAACCCCGGAAAAGAGTTTTGTGGGCCTGGACGCCTATCAAAAGCTCATCGACAGCGGCGTGGATGTGGTCTTGCTGGCCACACCGCCGGGGTTCCGTCCGACGCATTTGAAGGCCGCCATCGACGCGGGCAAGCACGTCTTTTGCGAAAAACCGATGGCCACCGATGCGGTGGGCGTGCGCTCGGTAATGGAGTCGGTCAAAGCTGCCCAAAAGAAGAAGCTTTCATTGGTGGCGGGCTTTTGCTGGCGGTACGATACTCCGCGCCGGGAGTTTTACAAACGCATTCACGAGGGCGCCATTGGGGATGTCCGCGCAATCTATGCCACGTACTATGCCGGGCGCGTCAGGCCGATGCCCCCCGCCAGCGAACGGCCTTCGGGCATGGGCGACCTGGAATGGCAGTTGCGCAACTGGTATAATTTCGTGTGGCTTTCGGGAGACGGCTACGTCGAGCAGGCCTGTCACAGCGTTGATAAAGTGGCGTGGGCGCTCAAGGACGAACCGCCTATCAAAGCGGTGGCTGTCGGCGGGCGCCAAACGCCCAACAACCAGGGGAATATCTTCGATCACATGTTTGTGGTTTATGAATTCCCCAATGATGTTCGCGGTTTTGTCGGTCAGCGCCAGATCGGCGATACCTACTCCGATAATTCGGACTACCTCATGGGGGCTGATGGAATTGGCCATTCGGGCTGGCAGGCCCCGACCATCAAGGGCAAAGAGAAGTGGCGTTATCATGACACCGGGCCCAAGGTCGATATGTATCAGATCGAGCACAACGAATTGTTCGCCAGCATTCGCAACGGCAAACCCATCAATGACGGCCACCGGATGGCACAAAGCACTCTGATGGGGTTGATGGGCCGGATGGCCGCTTACACCGGCCAGGAAGTGACCTGGGAAGAGGCCCTGAATTCGCAGGAAAAGATCGTTCCCGACAACCCGGATTGGAAAATGAACCTGGATATTGCCCCGATGGCGATGCCGGGCGTAACGAAGCTGGTTTGA
- a CDS encoding ATP-binding protein, whose product MIRQDLHGELVKRLKEKRRFMQVLAGPRQVGKTTLVRQVMAASKLPGHYASADEPSLRDRTWLEQQWDIARLKAGESKAGALLVLDEIQKVADWSQAVKLLWDADTHSCVPLKVVLLGSSPLLIQSGLTESLAGRFEIIAAPHWSFNEMQEAFGWKLEEYVFYGAYPGAAELIEQPERWRRYILDSLIETTISRDILLLTRVDKPALLRRLFQLGCAYSGQILSYQKMLGQLMDAGNTTTLAHYLELLRGAGMLAGLSKYAHGQVRQRSSSPKLLVRNTALMSVQDYRSFKEARLDGDHWGRLVESCVGAHLINSSYGSNIQVTYWRERNQEVDFVLQQGKTTVSIEVKSGGRREVFPGMEAFSRQFKPHRQLQVGGQGIPLEEFLSLPASHWLR is encoded by the coding sequence GTGATACGCCAGGACCTCCACGGCGAATTGGTAAAGCGGCTTAAAGAAAAGCGCCGCTTCATGCAGGTGCTGGCAGGGCCGCGCCAGGTCGGCAAGACCACGCTTGTCCGGCAGGTCATGGCCGCGTCCAAACTTCCAGGCCACTATGCATCCGCCGATGAACCGAGCTTGCGCGACCGTACTTGGCTTGAGCAGCAATGGGACATTGCGCGGCTCAAAGCCGGCGAGAGCAAAGCCGGCGCATTGCTGGTTTTGGACGAAATTCAAAAGGTTGCGGATTGGTCGCAGGCCGTGAAGTTGCTTTGGGACGCGGACACCCATTCGTGTGTTCCTCTCAAAGTGGTGTTGCTTGGCTCATCGCCATTGCTCATTCAAAGCGGACTGACTGAAAGTCTGGCGGGACGGTTCGAAATCATCGCTGCTCCGCACTGGTCGTTCAACGAGATGCAAGAGGCGTTCGGCTGGAAACTCGAGGAATATGTTTTTTATGGGGCATATCCCGGCGCTGCCGAGTTGATTGAGCAGCCAGAGCGATGGCGGCGTTACATCCTGGACTCGTTGATCGAAACCACCATTTCACGTGACATCCTCCTCCTGACGCGGGTGGACAAGCCGGCGCTGTTGCGCCGCTTGTTTCAACTCGGTTGCGCCTATTCCGGCCAGATTCTCTCCTATCAGAAGATGCTGGGCCAATTGATGGACGCTGGGAACACGACCACCCTCGCGCATTACCTCGAACTGCTGCGAGGCGCAGGGATGCTCGCCGGACTTTCCAAGTACGCTCACGGCCAGGTCCGCCAGCGCAGTTCCAGTCCCAAATTGCTGGTAAGGAACACCGCGTTGATGAGCGTCCAAGATTACCGCTCATTCAAAGAAGCCAGGCTGGACGGCGACCACTGGGGGCGGCTGGTTGAATCCTGCGTCGGCGCGCATTTGATTAATTCCAGCTATGGTAGCAACATCCAAGTGACCTACTGGCGTGAACGAAACCAAGAAGTGGATTTCGTCTTGCAGCAGGGCAAGACAACCGTGTCCATTGAGGTCAAAAGCGGGGGCCGGCGCGAGGTGTTCCCCGGCATGGAAGCCTTTAGCCGACAATTTAAGCCCCACCGCCAACTGCAGGTGGGCGGACAGGGAATCCCCTTGGAAGAATTCCTTTCCCTGCCAGCCTCCCACTGGTTGCGTTAG
- a CDS encoding DUF72 domain-containing protein, whose product MNLTQQELAGQAASLAAQGVYIGTSSWKYTGWCGMLYDRARYEYRGKFAETRFKRDCLSEYAEVFKTVCVDAAYYTFPSQQYLEGMVNQTPDDFVFGLKVTDAITIKKFPNLDRFGQQAGKPNANFLNADLFVKAFLKPCETVRSGIGLLMFEFSRFWPTDYKHGREFLADLDKFLGQLPKGWPYGVEMRNRNWLRPEYFECLARHRVAHVFNSWDSMPPVSEQMALPGSQTNPELVAARFLLKPGRKYEEAVKAFKPYDSIKEENPEARAAGRTLIAEGKAAGPKRRTFIFVNNRLEGNAISTIAAMVSPA is encoded by the coding sequence GTGAACCTCACCCAGCAAGAACTGGCCGGCCAAGCTGCCTCACTGGCGGCTCAAGGCGTGTACATCGGCACGTCTTCCTGGAAGTACACCGGCTGGTGCGGGATGCTTTACGACCGCGCCCGATACGAATACCGGGGAAAATTTGCCGAAACCAGGTTCAAACGAGATTGCCTGTCCGAATACGCCGAGGTCTTCAAGACGGTCTGCGTCGATGCCGCCTATTACACCTTCCCCAGCCAGCAGTATCTCGAAGGTATGGTTAACCAGACGCCGGATGACTTCGTGTTTGGCTTAAAGGTCACCGACGCCATCACGATAAAGAAGTTCCCCAACCTGGACCGTTTTGGGCAGCAAGCCGGGAAACCCAACGCAAACTTCCTGAACGCAGACCTTTTCGTGAAGGCGTTTTTGAAGCCTTGCGAAACCGTCCGCTCAGGCATCGGACTGCTCATGTTCGAGTTTTCGCGCTTCTGGCCGACCGACTATAAGCATGGCCGAGAGTTCCTCGCCGACCTGGATAAGTTTTTGGGCCAGCTTCCAAAAGGTTGGCCCTATGGCGTGGAGATGAGGAACCGGAACTGGCTCAGACCGGAGTATTTCGAGTGCCTCGCCCGACACCGGGTTGCGCACGTTTTCAACTCGTGGGACTCGATGCCTCCTGTCAGCGAACAGATGGCGTTGCCAGGGAGCCAAACCAACCCCGAGCTTGTCGCAGCCAGATTCCTGCTCAAGCCGGGTCGCAAGTACGAGGAGGCGGTGAAGGCGTTCAAGCCTTACGACAGCATCAAGGAGGAGAACCCAGAGGCACGGGCGGCAGGTCGGACTTTGATCGCGGAGGGAAAGGCGGCTGGGCCGAAGCGCAGGACTTTTATCTTCGTTAACAACCGGCTGGAAGGCAATGCAATTTCGACAATTGCTGCGATGGTTTCACCTGCTTGA
- the cysK gene encoding cysteine synthase A: MAHIYNDIVETVGRTPLVRLNKVAAGIGAEVLLKCEFFNPLGSVKDRIGMSMIQDAEQRGVLKRDSVIIEATSGNTGIALAFVAAAKGYRLILTMPDTMSLERRTLLAMLGARLVLTQGADGMKGAITKAEQLAKETPNSWIPQQFDNPANPAIHQKTTAEEIWADTDGRVDILLSGVGTGGTITGCVEVIKGRKPSFEAIAVEPKDSPVISQTLAGQPLKPGPHKIQGLGGGFIPKNLHLKDSKGHPQIVECIQVTNDDAFAMARRLAKEEGILAGISSGANVWAALEVARRPANKGKMIVTVACSTGERYLSTALAAEARAEVGG; the protein is encoded by the coding sequence ATGGCACATATCTATAACGACATCGTAGAAACCGTGGGTCGGACCCCGCTTGTCCGATTGAATAAAGTTGCCGCCGGCATCGGAGCGGAGGTGCTCTTGAAGTGCGAGTTTTTCAACCCGCTCGGCAGCGTCAAGGATCGCATTGGGATGTCGATGATTCAGGATGCTGAACAGCGTGGGGTCCTGAAAAGGGATTCGGTGATTATTGAGGCCACCAGCGGCAATACCGGCATTGCCCTTGCGTTTGTGGCTGCCGCCAAAGGTTACAGGCTTATCCTGACCATGCCCGATACGATGTCGTTGGAGCGGCGCACGCTTCTTGCGATGCTGGGCGCCAGGCTGGTGCTCACTCAGGGCGCCGACGGCATGAAGGGCGCTATTACAAAAGCGGAGCAGTTGGCTAAAGAAACACCTAACTCCTGGATTCCGCAGCAGTTCGACAACCCGGCCAATCCGGCGATTCACCAAAAGACCACCGCTGAGGAAATCTGGGCCGATACAGATGGCAGGGTGGATATTCTACTTTCGGGCGTGGGCACGGGGGGAACGATTACGGGCTGCGTGGAGGTCATCAAAGGGCGGAAGCCATCGTTTGAGGCCATCGCCGTCGAACCGAAAGATTCGCCTGTGATTTCACAGACATTGGCCGGTCAGCCACTCAAGCCCGGTCCGCATAAGATTCAAGGACTTGGTGGCGGGTTTATTCCAAAGAACCTGCATTTGAAAGACTCCAAGGGCCATCCGCAGATTGTCGAGTGCATTCAGGTCACCAACGATGATGCGTTTGCGATGGCGCGCCGGCTGGCCAAAGAGGAAGGAATTCTTGCAGGTATCTCTTCGGGCGCCAACGTTTGGGCTGCGCTGGAAGTGGCGAGGCGTCCGGCGAATAAGGGCAAGATGATCGTGACGGTAGCGTGCTCGACCGGGGAACGGTATTTAAGCACCGCGCTTGCGGCCGAAGCCCGCGCTGAAGTCGGAGGATGA
- a CDS encoding deoxyguanosinetriphosphate triphosphohydrolase codes for MPRTRQELEELEKRILAPYAQWSAATRGRQYLEAPPDWRTQYQRDRDRVIHSRAFRRLEYKTQVFLNGTGDHLRTRLTHTMEVAAISRNIARALKLNEDLAETIALAHDLGHSPFGHKGEAVLDRLMKKEGGFEHNRQSLRIVEELEERYPRFAGLNLTWEVREGLIKHHTAYDLPEPQRGFEGKCASLEAQVANLADEIAYYSHDLDDGLDSGLLTERQLQQEVRLWRQAMRTVERQYGRLPDERRRYFTIRCITDLQVKDVVTTSEQRIESTGVAHADQVRKQSKLLVQYSPKRRELNIELRDFLYKNLYFNPAVNEPHIRARRVLEELFAYYTGHHEQLGTQARKRAKRDGWPRAICDYMAGMTDRYALQEHQRLFPVVG; via the coding sequence GTGCCACGGACTCGCCAGGAACTGGAAGAGCTCGAAAAGCGAATCCTGGCGCCTTATGCGCAGTGGAGCGCCGCGACTCGAGGGCGGCAATACTTGGAAGCGCCACCCGATTGGCGCACCCAATACCAGCGCGATCGCGACCGGGTCATTCACTCGCGCGCCTTCCGCAGGCTGGAGTACAAGACGCAGGTCTTTCTCAACGGGACAGGGGACCACCTGCGCACACGGCTGACCCACACGATGGAAGTGGCGGCTATCTCGCGAAACATTGCCCGGGCCTTGAAACTCAACGAGGACCTGGCTGAGACCATCGCGCTGGCGCATGATCTTGGCCATTCGCCTTTCGGCCATAAAGGAGAAGCCGTCCTGGACCGGCTGATGAAAAAAGAGGGTGGGTTCGAGCATAACCGGCAGAGCCTGCGGATAGTCGAGGAACTCGAAGAAAGATACCCGCGCTTTGCGGGCTTGAATCTCACCTGGGAAGTGCGCGAAGGGCTGATCAAACACCATACGGCCTACGATTTGCCTGAGCCCCAGCGCGGGTTTGAAGGGAAATGCGCGTCGTTGGAGGCGCAGGTGGCCAATCTGGCGGATGAAATCGCCTATTACAGTCACGATTTGGATGACGGCCTTGATTCGGGGCTGCTGACTGAGAGGCAATTACAGCAGGAGGTGCGTCTCTGGCGCCAGGCCATGCGGACTGTCGAACGCCAGTATGGCCGGCTGCCGGACGAACGGCGGCGCTATTTCACCATCCGTTGCATCACGGATTTGCAGGTCAAAGATGTCGTCACCACCAGCGAGCAGCGCATCGAATCGACCGGTGTTGCGCATGCCGACCAAGTCCGCAAGCAATCCAAACTGCTGGTCCAGTACAGCCCCAAGCGGCGCGAGTTGAATATCGAGCTGCGCGACTTTCTCTACAAAAACCTCTACTTCAACCCTGCAGTCAACGAGCCCCATATTCGCGCCCGGCGGGTTCTGGAGGAGTTATTTGCTTATTACACCGGACATCACGAGCAGCTTGGGACACAAGCTCGCAAACGCGCAAAACGGGACGGCTGGCCGCGGGCTATTTGCGATTACATGGCCGGGATGACCGATCGCTATGCGCTCCAGGAACATCAGCGGCTGTTTCCCGTGGTCGGATAG